The following is a genomic window from Azotosporobacter soli.
GCCACTCACTTTCATCGAACGCTTCCGCCCGGTCGAGGTCTCGACCTGGACACGATCGCCCTGTTTGATTCCCATGCCGGCAAGCGAAGATCGCTCCAGCAGAACATCGCCATCCCCCGGCGGCCACGCGCCGGATTGCGGCTTGATGATGTTGACTTTCTGCTTCACATAGTCCGGCAGCGCAATCAGCAGCATTTGCCGCATCTGTCCGTCCTGCGTCTTAACCCGGACATCGACGTTGCGGCGGCCGGTGGCTTCTTTTACACCGCGCAGGCTGCGCACGCTCTGGACCAATTCTTCGTCGAACGGATCGGCGTACAGCGTCGCACTGGCCGGAGCGGCAGTCGCCCAACTGCCGGCCAGGTCGCGGCTGAACATCAGATAGGCGCTATACACCATGCCAACCGCAAACACGCCTACGGCAATCGACATCACAACAAGAGCCGTTCGCAGCGGGTTGCCCCACAGATCGGCCCAAACTTTCATCCAGCGCGGCGTAAGCCAACCCCGCCTACTCATAATGATTCATCCCGTCTGCAAACGGCAGCACAACCTGCCCCTCATCAACAGTCACGATACGGCTGCCGCGCCGGGCCAGTTCCGCGTCATGCGTCACCATCAAAATCGTCTTGCCCGCCCGCGTCAATTCGCCAAACAGTTCAATGACCGAGTCAGCCGTCCGATGATCCAGATTGCCAGTCGGTTCATCCGCCACCAACAAGGGCGGATCGTTGGCCAGCGACCGGGCGATCGCAACCCTCTGCTGCTGGCCGCCGGAAAGATTCGCCGGCAGTTTGTCCGCCTGATTCGCAACCCCGACCATATCCAACAATTCCTTGGCCCGCTGCGGCCGTTCGCTCGCCTTGAACATATCGCAAAAATCCATCGGCAGCATGACATTTTCCAATACCGTGAGCGTCGGCAGCAATTGAAAGAACTGAAACACGACGCCGACAGTCCGTCCCCGCCAGACCGCAATCTGATTTTCCGTCAGTTGATGCACCGGCGTGCCCGCCACCCATACCTCGCCGCCCGATGGCCGGTCGATGCCGGTGATCATATTGATCAGCGTGGATTTGCCGCTGCCGGACTTGCCAACTACCGCAACAAACTCACCGTTTTGGATCTCGAGGTCAATCCCTCGCAACGCTTCAAATTCTCCCGCCCCAGTCACATATGTCTTCCTGACGTCGGCAATTACGACCGCAGAACCGCCAGAACGTGGTTGCGGCAGGCTCGGTGCTCCCAGCCAGGATAACCAATTTACTTTTCTCATGAATTTTCTCCCTTGTGTAAGCCTGCTTTTGTAACGCACTCTCGCAGGCTTAGCCGATGCAACTTTCTCCAAACATACCCATTTTATGTCCGCTTCGTCCACCGCGTCAATAGAATGCCTACTTGTTTTCCTTACGCAATTCTTACTTTTACTTCATAATTATAAAGAAAACCGGATCGATATAATCGATCCGGTCATTTAGCATATTACCCTGCCGCCTGCACTTTGCAGCCTAGCAGGCTTTCATCCTGCAATAACCCCCCGCCATTCGCCAGGCTTTCGATCCGTATACCGTCGAGTTCGCTCCCCGACAAAATCAGCGGCTCCGCTACAATCGCAAACGGATCAATACAGGGACACACGCCCTCTGTCGCTTGGTACAAGCTGATGACGCCTTCCAATTCCAGACAACTTTGTACCAACGCCGCCTTTCCTGTCAGCCATACCGCCTGCGCCACTTGCATAACATACATAATTTTCTCCGGAATAAATGCATAGTCCTCAGCGCCAACAATAATATCCTCCTCTGGTATCAACAAACTAAGACAAATTTCATTCGCCGCACCTGACCACAAGAGACGAAGCTCTGAATAATCAGGATGTGTCAGCGTAATTTGGCGGTAATCAAGCTTTACGTCTTCTTCCAAGCCAAAACTAAAACCAGCTTCCAATTTATTTTGATTCCAGCGGATAATTTCTTGCAGCTTCATATCCTTGCCATGCCAAAACCCTTCTTTAAAAACCATGCCCTGTGCAAAAAAAACCTGATAAATATCCTGTACAAAATCGGAGTATAAGACGCTTTTGCAAAAAGAAAACTCTACCGTAAAATAAGCCGGCATTTTCCGTCTCCTTTATCCGTTTTTCTCTTTCAGTATACGACTTCTTTCGCCGCAAGTGTCATTTTCCCTTTTTTTTACAATTTATTTTTGGCAGTATTCGCCTCATTTTGCTAAAATGTTGACAACTTTCAGATTATATTAGCGTTTATGTTACTTTTTTTAGTTTTTATTTCTGGCAAATAAACGCTTTTTTACTTATGATAAGAACTATAGAATGCCGTAAGCATGCTCACACAACAGAATCTTATTTCTTCGTCTTATAATAAGGAAACTTTTCTTATAGGGATTTACCCAATGCAACGATGTAGGAGGATTATTATGCGTCAAATGAGCACCACCGAACTCGAACCCGGAATCGTGATTGCCCAGCACATCCTCAATGAAGACGGCGCCATCTTGTTGACGGCAGGTAGCACCTTAACCGCCAAAGCCATCGCCTCTTTACTCAGTTGGAACATTCAAGAGGTACGCATTAAGGAAGATAAAGATACCGACGAAGACCTCGCAATGGCTCTACAGTTTGACGAAATAACGCGTCAACACAGCCAAAGCGCTGATGAAGAAGCTTCCGTCTCGATCGACATTCCGCCGCAGACGCCGATTCCTTCGATCATTAATGAAAAGTCATTGGAGCAGTATGAAACGATTAGCCATCGTTTTCTCGAAATCCTGCGCAACCGAAAACTGTATACCGATCCGGCCAAACTCGATTCGTTGGCCAACATCATCTGCCGCTATGTCCTCTCGACTCCAGGCGCTATCGGTTATGCGCTACGCCAAGAGGAAGAAGGCGGTCCAGTCGAGCTTCTCGCCCGTCATAGTCTGGCCGTTGCGGTGATTGCGACAAAACTTGCGCGCCTGTTGCGTTATCCTTCCGAACAGATCCAAAACATTGCGATCGGCGCGCTGATCCATGATATCGGAAAGATGCTGTTGCCGCCTCAATATTCCGAGACCGCAGCCAGTCGGACCGAGCATGACAATGAACTTTACCGTTCCCACGTGCAAATCGGCTATGACCTGTTAAAGCAGTATCCTTTTCCGCGCGAAGCGATGTTCGTTTTACTCCAGCATCACGAAACAATTGACGGCAGCGGTTTCCCTTTATGCCTGCCGCCTGGCAAGATGCATCCTTATGCACAGGTTGTGGCGCTGGCCAACCGCTTCGACGTGCTCTTTCATGAACAGGCAGGCCTGCCGAATCTCTTCGACATCCGGCCGCGCCTCTTAAAAAGCGCCGCAACGAAGATCTCGACCGAAATCGTCGACATCTTCGACCGTTATCTGGAAGACTTCGTCTTCACCGCCAATGTCGAACTCAGCGACGGACGGACTGCGGAAGTCATTTATACGCATCACGCCTTCGAATCGCCGGTCGTCAAAGCCAGCGACGGCGAACTGATCGATCTGAACCACCGCGATAGTCTGAAAGTCGTGAGACTTTCCCTCTAAAAGCATAAGAAAAAACGCGTCCGGCCAATCGCCGAACGCGTTTTTTCTTATGCTTTCCAATGTCGTAGCAGGTATTCTTCGGCTTCCAGATTCCATAGACCGTTATTGCGCTCCGTAATTTCAGCCAACGCGGTAAATTTCGGATTCTCTTTCGCAAGTTCGGTGAAATCCTCGATGGCGGTCATCGGCATGTTAATCCCGGTATAGACCAGCTTCTTCCCGGCCGGTGCGTCCGGCAGCGTAAGCGTCGCCTCGCCGGCGCTGTCGAGTCCTCCGACATGCGTCACCATGACCGCCGGATTGATCCTTCCCTGTTCAGTAAGACGCAGCGACTCGATCATATCGGCGGTATTGCCGCCGGTCGTGCCTACGATATGCGTCGCGGCATAATGGACATTGTAAAAATTGCAGGCTGCGGAAAATTTCGTATCCGTCGGTCCGGCGAAAAAGTTCAGGCAACCGTCTTTGCCCAAAATCTGATCGCCCTGCTCCACGACCGGACGTACCGGCGCAAAGACAAAGACATCGTCAAATCCGTCGCCGCCGGCGATTTTTTTCAAATATGCCGGTACATCCTCGATGCCTTTGGTAT
Proteins encoded in this region:
- a CDS encoding ABC transporter ATP-binding protein, giving the protein MRKVNWLSWLGAPSLPQPRSGGSAVVIADVRKTYVTGAGEFEALRGIDLEIQNGEFVAVVGKSGSGKSTLINMITGIDRPSGGEVWVAGTPVHQLTENQIAVWRGRTVGVVFQFFQLLPTLTVLENVMLPMDFCDMFKASERPQRAKELLDMVGVANQADKLPANLSGGQQQRVAIARSLANDPPLLVADEPTGNLDHRTADSVIELFGELTRAGKTILMVTHDAELARRGSRIVTVDEGQVVLPFADGMNHYE
- a CDS encoding HD-GYP domain-containing protein, whose translation is MRQMSTTELEPGIVIAQHILNEDGAILLTAGSTLTAKAIASLLSWNIQEVRIKEDKDTDEDLAMALQFDEITRQHSQSADEEASVSIDIPPQTPIPSIINEKSLEQYETISHRFLEILRNRKLYTDPAKLDSLANIICRYVLSTPGAIGYALRQEEEGGPVELLARHSLAVAVIATKLARLLRYPSEQIQNIAIGALIHDIGKMLLPPQYSETAASRTEHDNELYRSHVQIGYDLLKQYPFPREAMFVLLQHHETIDGSGFPLCLPPGKMHPYAQVVALANRFDVLFHEQAGLPNLFDIRPRLLKSAATKISTEIVDIFDRYLEDFVFTANVELSDGRTAEVIYTHHAFESPVVKASDGELIDLNHRDSLKVVRLSL